The genomic interval CTTCTCGATGAACGGGTTGTTGAAGCCATGGGCCGCGACATCGCGTCCGATCGAATGCAGCACCATCACGCCGTCGTCGTCCAGAAGCTCGAAACACTTGTCGAAAAAGTTCTGGTAGCGACCGATGCCGACATGTTCGAACATGCCGACCGAGACGATCCGGTCGAAGGGCTTGGCCTTCATGGTGCGATAGTCCTGCAACTCGAAACGAACCTTGTCCGAAAGTCCGCGCTTTGCCGCGCGATCGGCGGAAATCGCAAGCTGCTCGTGGGAGAGCGTGATGCCGGTGCAGTCCACGCCAGCCATCTCGGCGATATACATGCTGAGCCCGCCCCAGCCGGAACCGATTTCCAGCAGGCGCTGGCCCTCGTTCAGCCGCAGCTTGGCGGCGATATGGCGCTTCTTGGCAAGCTGCGCCTCGTCGAGCGAGATATCCGGCGGATCGAAATAAGCGCAGGAATACTGCCAGTCCTCATCCAGAAACAGGCTGAACAGCGGCGGCGTCAGGTCGTAATGGTGCGAGACGTTCTTGCGGTTCCTGTTGATCGGCAACCGCGTCTGCAACTGGGCAAGTCCGGTGCGCCAGAACAGCCTGGCCGCCATCAGCGGCGAGAACACGATAGCGAGCGTATTGCGGCGCACCAGCGACAGAAAGTCGTAGATATTGCCTTCTTCCATCTGGAAGCGGCCCTGCATGTACATCTCGCCAAGCGCGAGCGCCGGGTCTCTGGCGATCAGCTTTTCCGCTTCGCTGTCGGTGAACCGGACGGCAATCGGGTCGCCGGTGCCATCCCCGAATGTTGTGATCGTCCCCGTTGCGTCTTTGACCCTTAATGTCCCGGTATTGATGATCTTTTCGATCAGGTTGAATAGCTGTGAAGCCATCGCAATCCCCCGAATGCCTGCTTATGTCATATATTATTTCACGCACATTATTCATTCTGTCGCAAGAAACAAGGGCAGCGGAAACGCGGCAATGCAATGGTAAATCGGACGGTTGACAGGCCCATCTGCGGGAAATCGGCCTTGTTTCACCCTGCGCTTGCAACGGCGAAGGGATCAACTCCCATATCATGCCGAATCGCGAATCGGCGCTTTTGGCCCTTTGGATTTTCCGCGCATGCGCGCGATCGCCTGCCGGCGGGTCATTCAGGCGCGCGGACCCGCGAGGCCGAGCGCTCACTTCTTCCGCAGCGCATCCGCAAGTGCTGCGCCGAACGCACCCTGCGACTGCGGCTTGCCGCCCCGGTCATTGCTGCCCGCACGCGGCCGATCGTTGCGGGGGCCGCGGGCGGCCTGCGCGCCGTCGTCCTTCTTCATCGAAAGGCCGATGCGCTTGCGCTTCACGTCGACGTCCACGACCCGAACCTTCACCACGTCGCCGGCCTTGACCACCTCGTGCGGGTCCTTGACGAAGCGGTCGGCGAGCTGGGAGACGTGAACGAGGCCGTCCTGATGCACGCCGATATCGACGAAAGCGCCGAAGGCGGCGACATTGGTGACGGTGCCTTCCAGCACCATGCCGGGTTTCAGGTCGGAGATCTCGTCAATGCCATCGGCAAAGCTTGCCGTCTTGAACTCGGGGCGCGGGTCGCGGCCGGGCTTTTCCAACTCCGACAAGATGTCGCGCACGGTCGGCAGGCCGAAGCGGTCATCGACGAAGGCGCGCGGATCGATGGCCTTCAGCGCCGCGCTGTCGCCCATCAGCGCGCGCAGATCACGTCCGCAGGCGGCGACGATCTTCTTCGCCACGTCATAGGCTTCCGGATGGACGGCGGACGAATCGAGCGGCTCGACGCCGTCGCGGATGCGCAGGAAGCCGGCGCTCTGCTCGAACGCGCGCGGGCCGAGTCGGGCGACCTTCAGCAATTCCTTGCGGCTTTTGAACGCGCCATTGGCATCGCGGTGGAGCACGATCTGCTCGGCGATCGAGGGGCCGAGGCCGGACACGCGGGCAAGCAGCGGCGCGGACGCGGTGTTGAGGTCAACGCCCACGCCATTCACCGCATCCTCGACCACGGCATCCAGCGAGCGCGACAGCTTCATCTGGTCAACGTCATGTTGGTACTGGCCGACGCCGATCGATTTCGGCTCGATCTTCACAAGTTCCGCCAGCGGATCCTGCAGGCGGCGGGCGATCGAAACCGCGCCGCGCAGCGAGACGTCGAGCTCGGGAAACTCCTTCGCCGCCGTCTCCGAGGCTGAGTAA from Martelella mediterranea DSM 17316 carries:
- a CDS encoding SAM-dependent methyltransferase produces the protein MASQLFNLIEKIINTGTLRVKDATGTITTFGDGTGDPIAVRFTDSEAEKLIARDPALALGEMYMQGRFQMEEGNIYDFLSLVRRNTLAIVFSPLMAARLFWRTGLAQLQTRLPINRNRKNVSHHYDLTPPLFSLFLDEDWQYSCAYFDPPDISLDEAQLAKKRHIAAKLRLNEGQRLLEIGSGWGGLSMYIAEMAGVDCTGITLSHEQLAISADRAAKRGLSDKVRFELQDYRTMKAKPFDRIVSVGMFEHVGIGRYQNFFDKCFELLDDDGVMVLHSIGRDVAAHGFNNPFIEKYIFPGGYIPSLAEVLPAVEKSGLLVRDIEILQMHYAYTLRAWRERFVARKEEAIKLYDEQFFRMWEFYLAGSEMAFEWDKMFIFQMQLSKSQFATPNNRRYMFEAEDKLKAAEANRAPLEPVAFS